The Candidatus Binatia bacterium DNA segment GATCGATGCCGTAACCAAAGATTGGGGGGTCCCGGTCGGGATCGCTGCCCAGCACGTGCAGGTACGCGACGGCGCGCGTCTCCTTATCGTTCGCAGATTCGCCGGGCTGCAGTTTCGGAAAGCGCACGTAGTAGAACGAGTTGCCGTCGGGGCGCCAGCTCGTTACGCCGATGTAGTAGGCGCGGTCGATCGCGTCGGGCAAGACGCGCGCGCTCGCCGTCTCGACGACGTGGATGACCGCGGCCTCGGAACCGCCCTCGGAGATGCCGTACGCGACGTAGCGCCCGTCCAGCGACGGCGTGAAGTAGTTGATCGTGTAGTGCGTGCCGGCCGACGCGAGGCTCTGCGGATCGACGAGCACGCGCTCGTCGCCGCCGGCAGCACCGCGCACGTAGAGCTTCGCGCCATTCGATCCGGGCTCGATCTTCAAGTAAAAGTAGTACGGACCGTCCGCCGTCACGCCCGAAACGATGCTCCCCGCGTTGTCGAGTTGCTCGATCCGCTCGAAGAGCGCGTCGCGCCCCGGCCCGAGAAGTCCGAGCACGGTGCGCGCGTAAGCGTTCTGATCCTTGAAGAAATTCGCGACGACGGGATTCTGCATATTCTCGAAGTAGCGGTACGGATCGGTGACCGACGTTCCATACGTCGTATCCGCGTACGGCCGCGTGCGCGGGACGGGCGGCGGCGTCGGGAACGCCTGCGTGGCCGCGAGAAGGGCGAGCGCAAGATATCGTGTCACGCGAACCCCCTTCCACGCCCCGATTCACCGGGCCCTGGTCCTTCGACTGCGCTCAGGATGACACGACGGGCTCGTCCTTCGACTGCGCTCAGGATGACACTGGGAGGGGCACGGCTAAGGCTGGGGTCGTGAAGTCCCGCAGCGAGAAGTACGCGGAGCTACGGGCGAAGCGCGAGCAGTCGCTGGTTCCAGCCGGCGCCGACGCCGTCGTCAAGCAGCACGAGCGCGGAAAACGAACCGCGCGCGAGCGCGTCGAGGCGTTGGTCGACGAGGGTTCCTTCGTCGAGTTCGATCGTTTCGTCGTGCACCGCACCAACGCGTTCGGTCTCGACGAGAAGGAGTTTCTGGGCGACGGCGTCGTCACCGGCCGCGCGACGATCGACGGTCGCCAGGTCTTTCTCTTCTCGCAGGATTTCACGGTGCTCGGCGGGTCGCTCGGCGAGGCCTTCGCCGAGAAGATCTGCAAGGTCATGGACCTCGCCGTGCGCACCGGATCGCCGCTGATCGGCATCAACGATTCGGGCGGCGCGCGCATTCAAGAGGGCGTCGTCTCGCTCGGCGGCTACGCCGAGATATTCTGGCGCAACGTGCAGGCAAGCGGCGTCATCCCGCAGATCAGCCTGATCGCGGGCCCGTGCGCCGGCGGCGCCGTCTACTCGCCGGCGATCACCGACTTCGTCTTGATGACCGAGAAGATCTCGCAGATGTTCATCACCGGGCCGGAGATCATCAAAACGGTGACCGGCGAGGAAGTCTCGTTCGAGGAGCTCGGCGGCGCGACGACGCACGCGACGCGCAGCGGCGTCGCCCATCTCGTCGCGAGCGACGAGGATCATCTCGTCGATATAACGCGCGCCCTCTTCTCCTTCATTCCGCAGAGCAACCGCGAAGCGCCGCCCTCCTTCGATTGCGACGACGATCCGCAGCGCGAGGTCGAGTCGCTCGACGAGCTCGTGCCCGACGCTCCGAATAAACCGTACGACATGCACGCCGTCGTGGACGCGGTGGTGGATTACGGCGACTTCCTCGAAATCCAGCCGCTCTACGCGCCGAACGTCATCTGCGGCTTCGGCCGCGTCGACGGCCGCACGGTCGGCATCGTCGGCAATCAGCCGAACGTGCTCGCCGGCGTGCTCGACACGCGATCCTCCGTGAAGGCCGCGCGCTTCGTCCGCTTCTGCGACGCCTTCAACATCCCGCTCGTCACCTTCGTCGACGTTCCCGGCTTCCTACCCGGCACCGATCAAGAGTACGGCGGCATCATCTTGCACGGCGCGAAACTGCTCTACGCCTTCGCCGAAGCGACGGTGCCGAAGATCACGGTCATCACGCGCAAGGCGTACGGCGGCGCCTACGACGTTATGGCGAGCAAACACATCCGCGCCGACGTCAACCTCGCCTGGCCGACCGCCGAGATCGCCGTCATGGGCGCCGAGGGAGCGGTAAAGACGATCTTCCGGCGCGAGTTGGCGTCGGCGAAGAACGAAGCCGCGAAGATGCAAGAACTGATCGATGAATATACCGAACGCTTCGCCAACCCGTATATCGCCGCGCAGCGAGGCTACGTGGACGACGTGATCGAAGCTCGCCGCACGCGCGGAGCGATTGCAACCGCGCTCGAGATGCTGCGCGAGAAGCGGGTGACGCGTCCCGATCGCAAGCACGGCAACATCCCGCTATGAGCCCGAGAGGAAACCGCTGACTGTGAAACTGTTGGATGGCAAGCGCGCGCTGGTCACCGGCGTCGCGAACCGCTGGTCGATCGCCACGGGCGTCGCGCGCCGGCTCCACGAGCACGGCGCCGCGATCGTGCTGACGTATCAAGGCGAGCGCGTCCAGGACGAGGTCGAGAGGCTCGCTGCCGAGCTGGGCGGGGCGCCGGTGCTCGAGTGCGACGTCTCCAGCGACGCGTCGCTCGCCGCGATGCGCGCTGCGCTGGCCGCGCTGGGTCCGCTCGACGTGCTCGTGCACTCGATCGCCTTCGCCAACAAGGAAGACCTGGCCGGAAAGGTCTTCGACACGTCGCGCCCCGGCTTCGCGCTCGCGCTCGACGTCTCGGCCTACTCGCTGATCGCGCTCGTGAGCGCGCTGCGCGACTCTTTCAACGAAGGCGCTTCGATCATGGCGCTCACGTATCTCGGCGCGACGCAGATCGTGCCGAACTACAACCTCATGGGCATCGCCAAAGCAGCGCTCGAGGCGACCGTGCGATACGTCGCCTTCGATTTGGGCGATCGCGGCATTCGGGTCAACGCGATATCGGCGGGACCGATCAAGACCGCGAGCTCGCGTCAAGTCGGCGGCTTCTCGAAGATCCTCGACGTCGTGCCGCGCGTCGCGCCGCTACGCCGCAACGTTACGGCCGACGACGTTGGGAACATGGCCGTCTTCCTCGCCTCGGACCTTTCGACGGCGGTGACGGCCGACGTGCACTTCGTGGACGCGGGCTACCACGCGATGGGGATGTACCCGCCGTTGCCCTCCGACACCGCCCAGGGTGACAAAGGCAATCGTAATTAAGAAAATTCTCGTCGCGAACCGCGGCGAGATCGCGGTGCGCGTCATCCGCACGGCGCGCGAGATGGGGATCGCCACCGTCGCCGTCTACTCCGAGGTCGACCGCGGCGCGCTCCACGTACAGCTCGCGGATGAGTCCTATCCGCTCGGGCCGCCCGCTCCGTCGCTGAGCTATCTCGACGCCGAGAAACTGATCGGCGTCGCACGCTCCGCAGGTGCCGACGCGGTACATCCGGGCTACGGCTTTCTAGCGGAGAACGCCGGCTTCGCGCGGCGCGTCGTCGCGGAAGGCTTGACGTGGATCGGCCCGCACGCGGATGCAATCGATGCGATGGGCGACAAGCTGCGCGCGCGGCGCGCGATGCACGAGGCCGGCGTGCCGCTCGTCCCCGGTGCGGTCGATCCGCTCGCGGACGTCGCCGCGGCGCAAGAGGCGGCGTGGCGATACGGTCTGCCGCTCGCGCTCAAGGCCGCCGCCGGCGGCGGGGGCAAGGGCCTCAAAGTCGCCCGCTCGCACGACGAGATCGCGTCGGCCTTCGAGACGGCGCGGCGAGAGGCCGAGGCATATTTCAAAGACGCGACCATCTACGCCGAGCGCTATCTCGAGAACCCCAAGCACGTCGAGTTACAGCTGCTCGCCGACAAACACGGCAACGTCGTTCACGTCGGAGAGCGCGACTGCTCGCTGCAACGCCGCCATCAAAAGCTCTGGGAGGAGGCGCCGGCCGCAATTGCCGCGAGCGTGCGCGAAGCGATGCGCGAGGCGGGCGCGCGCGCCGCACAGGCGATCCGGTACGACTCGGTCGGTACGATCGAGTTCCTCGTCGCCGGCGACGCCTTTTACTTTCTCGAGATGAACACGCGCATTCAAGTCGAGCACACCGTCACCGAAGCGATCTCGGGGCTCGATCTGATCCGCGAGCAGATACGCGTCGCCGCCGGCGAGCCGCTCGGTTACGCGCAGGGCGCGATCTCGTTTCGCGGCTGCGCGATCGAGGCCCGCGTCAACGCCGAAGATCCGGCGCAGGAGTTCCGCCCGGCTCCCGGCGCGATAACGGAGTATCGCGAGCCCGGCGGGCTCGGCATCCGCATCGACTC contains these protein-coding regions:
- a CDS encoding enoyl-ACP reductase, translating into MKLLDGKRALVTGVANRWSIATGVARRLHEHGAAIVLTYQGERVQDEVERLAAELGGAPVLECDVSSDASLAAMRAALAALGPLDVLVHSIAFANKEDLAGKVFDTSRPGFALALDVSAYSLIALVSALRDSFNEGASIMALTYLGATQIVPNYNLMGIAKAALEATVRYVAFDLGDRGIRVNAISAGPIKTASSRQVGGFSKILDVVPRVAPLRRNVTADDVGNMAVFLASDLSTAVTADVHFVDAGYHAMGMYPPLPSDTAQGDKGNRN
- a CDS encoding acetyl-CoA carboxylase biotin carboxylase subunit is translated as MTKAIVIKKILVANRGEIAVRVIRTAREMGIATVAVYSEVDRGALHVQLADESYPLGPPAPSLSYLDAEKLIGVARSAGADAVHPGYGFLAENAGFARRVVAEGLTWIGPHADAIDAMGDKLRARRAMHEAGVPLVPGAVDPLADVAAAQEAAWRYGLPLALKAAAGGGGKGLKVARSHDEIASAFETARREAEAYFKDATIYAERYLENPKHVELQLLADKHGNVVHVGERDCSLQRRHQKLWEEAPAAIAASVREAMREAGARAAQAIRYDSVGTIEFLVAGDAFYFLEMNTRIQVEHTVTEAISGLDLIREQIRVAAGEPLGYAQGAISFRGCAIEARVNAEDPAQEFRPAPGAITEYREPGGLGIRIDSAAFAGWTIPAQYDSLIAKLVVWAPDRAGAIARLRRAIDEYVVEGVPTTLPLLRALCDHGAVRDGSYGTATLEAFARAWEPPQRDGRAPRRAPPVGRRTAPRLGSLRGGGAATTGNSIVSPMHGLVVEMRVAKGDAVAEGDIVAVIEAMKMMNEIRAHRGGAVRAVVAGPGSSVERGTPLVTLE
- a CDS encoding acyl-CoA carboxylase subunit beta, with protein sequence MKSRSEKYAELRAKREQSLVPAGADAVVKQHERGKRTARERVEALVDEGSFVEFDRFVVHRTNAFGLDEKEFLGDGVVTGRATIDGRQVFLFSQDFTVLGGSLGEAFAEKICKVMDLAVRTGSPLIGINDSGGARIQEGVVSLGGYAEIFWRNVQASGVIPQISLIAGPCAGGAVYSPAITDFVLMTEKISQMFITGPEIIKTVTGEEVSFEELGGATTHATRSGVAHLVASDEDHLVDITRALFSFIPQSNREAPPSFDCDDDPQREVESLDELVPDAPNKPYDMHAVVDAVVDYGDFLEIQPLYAPNVICGFGRVDGRTVGIVGNQPNVLAGVLDTRSSVKAARFVRFCDAFNIPLVTFVDVPGFLPGTDQEYGGIILHGAKLLYAFAEATVPKITVITRKAYGGAYDVMASKHIRADVNLAWPTAEIAVMGAEGAVKTIFRRELASAKNEAAKMQELIDEYTERFANPYIAAQRGYVDDVIEARRTRGAIATALEMLREKRVTRPDRKHGNIPL